The sequence GTGTGAGACATGGGACGAACAGGCAACAGGACGTAAGTAGAACCATGGCAAAGCTCAAGGTTGACGGTAAAGAGATCGAGGTTCCGGATCATTTCACGCTGTTGCAGGCGTGCGAAGAGGCGGGTGCTGAAGTTCCGCGCTTTTGTTTTCATGAGCGCTTGTCGGTCGCGGGTAACTGCCGCATGTGTCTCATCGAGGTGAAGGGCGGACCGCCCAAGCCAGCCGCCTCCTGCGCCATGGGCGTGCGCGATGTTCGCGGCGGCCCGAACGGCGAATTGCCTGAAGTTTTCACCAATACGCCGATGGTCAAGAAGGCCCGCGAAGGCGTGATGGAATTCCTGCTCATCAACCATCCGCTGGATTGCCCGATCTGCGACCAGGGCGGCGAATGCGACCTGCAGGACCAGGCCATGGCCTTCGGTATCGCCGGTTCGCGTTACGCGGAAAACAAGCGCGCGGTTGAAGACAAATATATCGGCCCGCTCGTCAAGACGGTCATGAACCGTTGCATCCACTGCACGCGCTGCGTCCGTTTCACCACGGAAGTGGCCGGCATTGCCGAACTTGGCCTTATCGGCCGCGGCGAAGATGCCGAAATCACCACCTATCTCGAGCAGGCGATGACCTCGGAGCTGCAGGGCAACGTTGTCGACCTCTGCCCGGTCGGCGCGCTTACCTCGAAGCCCTTCGCCTTCACCGCCCGTCCGTGGGAACTGAACAAGACCGAAACCATCGACGTGATGGACGCGCTCGGTTCGGCCATCCGCGTCGATACCCGCGGCCGCGAAGTCATGCGCGTCATGCCGCGTGTCAACGAGGCGATCAACGAAGAGTGGATTTCCGACAAGAGCCGCTTCATCTGGGACGGCCTGAAGACGCAGCGCCTCGACCGGCCTTATGTGCGCAAGGATGGCCGTCTGCAGCCCGCCACCTGGGGCGAAGCCTTCGGTGCGATCAAGCAGGCTGTTGCCGCAACATCCGGCAACAAGATCGGTGCGATCGCCGGCGATCTGTCTTCCGTTGAAGAAATGTTCGCGCTGAAGTCGCTTCTTGCCTCGCTCGGCTCGGCCAATGTCGATTGCCGTCAGGATGGCGCAGCGCTTGACCCGTCTCTGGGTCGCGCCAGCTACATCTTCAATTCCACCATTGAAGGCATCGAGCAGGCGGACGCATTGCTGATCGTTGGCGCGAACCCGCGTTTCGAAGCGGCCGTGCTCAACGCCCGCATCCGCAAGCGCTGGCGTCGTGGCGGTTTCCCGATCGGCGTGATCGGCGAAGCGGGTGAACTGCGCTACAATTACGAATATCTCGGCTCGGGTGCTGAAACGCTCTCCGATCTGGCCAACGGCTCGCACAGCTTCGTTGACAAGCTGAAGTCCGCCAAGAACCCGCTGATCATCATCGGTCAGGGCGCTCTTGCCCGCGCCGATGGTGCCGCCGTGCTCGCTGCTGCTGCAAAGCTTGCCGTTTCGGTTGGCGCTGTCAGCGAAGAGTGGAACGGCTTCTCGGTTCTGCACACTGCCGCTGCCCGCGTTGGCGGTCTCGATATCGGCTTCGTACCGGGCGAGGGCGGTGTTGCTGCAGCCGACATGGTCGCCTCCATGGATGTTCTGTTCCTGCTCGGCGCCGATGAACTCGATCTGTCGAACAAGGGCGCCAAGTTCACCGTTTATATCGGCAGCCATGGCGATCAGGGCGCGATGAACGCCGACGTCATCCTTCCGGGCGCGGCCTATACCGAAAAATCCGGTATCTGGGTCAACACCGAAGGCCGCGTGCAAGTGGGCAACCGCGCCGGTTTCGCACCGGGCGAAGCTCGCGAAGACTGGGCGATCCTGCGCGCGCTATCCGACGTTCTCGGCAAGAAGCTGCCGTTCGATTCGCTGTCGGCCCTGCGTGGCCAGCTCTTCGTCGCGCATCCGCATCTGGCGGAAACCGACGAGATCGTCGCCGGCAACGGCAAGGATATCGAGGCTTTGGCCGGCAAGGCCGGCTCGCTCAACAAGTCGGCGTTTGCCTCGCCGGTAAAAGACTTTTATTTGACGAACCCGATTGCGCGCGCCTCCGCCGTCATGGCCGAGTGTTCCGCATTGGCCCGCAACAATTTCAAGGCTGCGGCAGAGTAAGGGTAGGGGATTATGGAATCGTTTTTCTGGAGCTACGTCTGGCCCGCGCTGATCATGGTCGGCCAGTCCCTGCTGCTTCTCGTTTGCCTTCTGGTGGCCATCGCCTTCCTGCTGCTTGCCGACCGCAAGGTCTGGGCGGCCGTGCAGCTGCGCCGTGGTCCGAACGTTGTTGGTCCCTTCGGTCTCTTCCAGTCCTTCGCCGACCTCTTGAAGTTCATCCTGAAGGAGCCCG comes from Rhizobium rhizogenes and encodes:
- the nuoG gene encoding NADH-quinone oxidoreductase subunit NuoG, giving the protein MAKLKVDGKEIEVPDHFTLLQACEEAGAEVPRFCFHERLSVAGNCRMCLIEVKGGPPKPAASCAMGVRDVRGGPNGELPEVFTNTPMVKKAREGVMEFLLINHPLDCPICDQGGECDLQDQAMAFGIAGSRYAENKRAVEDKYIGPLVKTVMNRCIHCTRCVRFTTEVAGIAELGLIGRGEDAEITTYLEQAMTSELQGNVVDLCPVGALTSKPFAFTARPWELNKTETIDVMDALGSAIRVDTRGREVMRVMPRVNEAINEEWISDKSRFIWDGLKTQRLDRPYVRKDGRLQPATWGEAFGAIKQAVAATSGNKIGAIAGDLSSVEEMFALKSLLASLGSANVDCRQDGAALDPSLGRASYIFNSTIEGIEQADALLIVGANPRFEAAVLNARIRKRWRRGGFPIGVIGEAGELRYNYEYLGSGAETLSDLANGSHSFVDKLKSAKNPLIIIGQGALARADGAAVLAAAAKLAVSVGAVSEEWNGFSVLHTAAARVGGLDIGFVPGEGGVAAADMVASMDVLFLLGADELDLSNKGAKFTVYIGSHGDQGAMNADVILPGAAYTEKSGIWVNTEGRVQVGNRAGFAPGEAREDWAILRALSDVLGKKLPFDSLSALRGQLFVAHPHLAETDEIVAGNGKDIEALAGKAGSLNKSAFASPVKDFYLTNPIARASAVMAECSALARNNFKAAAE